Part of the Catalinimonas alkaloidigena genome is shown below.
AACAATTGATATCAATGCTACGCTACATTGTATAAAACACAGCATCATAAGTAAGCAGGTCTTTTCTTCCTCTTCCGGACTTAAAGCCAATGCTTCCCTGTTCTTATATGCATGGCGGTAAAAAAATGCAAAGCTCAGCATCAGCGCCAGGTAACCGCCACTATAAATCATCATAATGAAGGGAAGCTTTTCCCAGCTACTCACTTCTGTCACCAGATATATGAACGCCTGTTGATCATAGTCAAAACCAAAAGTCATCAGAAACAGATACTTCAGGTACCCTAACATAAAGCTGATGATAAACTTGAGGGGATAGACAAAGAATAAAACCACCACCAAAAGCCAGGTATTGATGATTGTAGTCGTTTTGTCCCGCAAACCATAGCGGAGAAAGTAAAGGTAATGACTATACCAGATGACAATAAGTATGATGGTACTCAGGGCGAAAGAAAGAAAATCTTTGGCGAATAAGACTAGTTCGTCCCCAGTTTTGGGCGTCTCCAGAGAAACCAACAATAAAGTAATGGCTAGCGCGAAAACACCATCGCTCAACTGCTCCAGGCGGGAAGATTCGGTCCCTCTTTGAGAAAATATATAATCAGCTGTTTTGCTTTGTTTGTTTCTCAGCCAGGCTCTCATGGTAATTTTATTTTTTGCGGCGCTCTACAATTTAGTGATGTCCCAGCTTTTTTTCAGGCATATACCGCTTATTCCATCTTTTTAGTAAGCGGACAAAACAAATAGCTGCTACCAGCATTACGCCAAAAGTAGACAAGCTTAACATACCATAAAAAGGTGTCTCAGGAATACGGGTAAGGGTTTCAGAAACAAATGCAGCGAACAAACCGATCACTGACCAGTACATAAAAGAATAATGCAGCCCCAGCCACTTGCCTTTAGGCTTTTTGGTGATTACTGGTATCATGCCCGCCAATAAAGTTAAAAAGCCTGCAACTGCTGCTATATGAAAAATACCAAATCCTCCGAACAGCCGATAAATGAAAAATGAGGTAAGGAAAACGATTAGCATATGGATAGTATAAAAGTACCCAATCTGCTTATGCAGCTTAGTGCCTTTCTTTATCCACATGAGCTGGGTGCCGCTGGCCAGAGCCAAAATGGAAGCCATCAAATGTACGAAGCCTATCCAATCGTGAAATAAAGTATGCATAGCCTAGCTATTTTTGTTTGATTGATCTATGTAGGTCTGGAGGGCATTCACATACTCTTCAAATGCCCTTACGCCTTCTTTTGTGATGCTGCAACGGGTAAGTGGGTAGTTATCTTTGAATGATTTTTTTACCGCTATGTATCCTGCTTCTTTTAGCTTGTTGATCTGTACGCTGAGATTACCTGCAGTAGCACCTGTTTTTTCTTTGATATAGGTAAACTCTGCATCTTCCACACCCACCAGCAGCGAGATTACTGCCAACCTGAGTTGTGAGTGCAGCAGAGGGTTTAACTTTTTAAAATCAGTCATGCTCCTCTACTTTTTGATAAGATAACCGGGAATCAGGTAGGCTACTAAAGTGGTCAAAGCCAACAGCAATAACTGAACAGGAAAGCTGACAAAAAAAGCAGCGAGTGCTATGCACCAGCTAATTATTCCGCCGATCTTCAGTGGTTTGAACTTGAAAATTACTCCTGACAAATAAGTCCCGATGCCGTACAGTAAGATTATATAAGGGTATGCAGCCTGCCATCCAGTTACGAATCCTGCGCTGAGTAAACTGATCACAATCCCTGCCGAGATGGCAATCCACAAATTAATGATAAAAGTATCAACGTAAGTACGTACTCTATACTTTTTATGAGCTTTTCTGGATCTATATACTGTGCCCGCTGCCCCCACAATCATGAGTAACCATACGCTATAAGGATGCTCATATGAGGTATATAACAATGCAAAATGTGCCAGACTGGCAATCAGAACCAGCCATCCCCATAGTAAAAAATAAAAACTATCGTTGCGGATTTCCTGCTTTGCATTGGCAATCATTTCCTGAATTATATTCCATGATTCTGCTTCGGTGAACGTTTGTTTTGCCATGAGTATACTTTTTTAGTACTGTTATAAACTAGTTTACGATATAAACTAAATTATGTTGTGAAATTAATCTTATCGTAATGGTCGATAGTGTTACACTTCTAAGCGCTATAGTTGAAAAAAAACCATGACATCAAGAATTATCGCACTTCAACACTATTCTTTTTCTGCCGTACAATAAAACTGTGCCTTATAACGACATTAAATCAAATGGACGCGATATCAATTACATCATTAGCCGATAGACGGAATCTTGAAATAGAACGTACTGTGCACAAAGAGCGAGGACGTTTGCTCAACTTTATCCGTCAGCGGGTACCTGACCGTGACGACGCAGAAGATATCCTACAGGATGTTTTCTTTCAGTTCACCCAGGCATACCGCACGATAGAATCCATAGAAAGGGTAACCGGCTGGTTATTTCGGGTGACCCGTAATAAGATTGCCGATCTCTATCGTAAAAAGAAACCTGAAACTTTCAGTCAGCTTCGTCCCCGTGATGCGGAAGACGATGAAGCCCTGGGACTGGAAGAATTGCTTCCGGATATGAACATAGACCCGGAAGATACGATGATGCGTAATATCATCTGGGAAGCGCTGGAGGTTGCACTGGCAGAAATGCCCGAAACACAGAGAGAAGTATTTGTGATGCATGAATTTGAAGACATCAGCTTTCGTGAAATGTCAAAAATGACCGGTGACTCCATCAATACACTTCTATCACGCAAGCGTTATGCGGTGCAGTTTTTAAGAAAAAAGTTGAAAGACATTTATAACGATCTCTAGCCATGAAGTTCAAATGGATCTTAAAGTTTGTATTCTTTGCGATAGCCATAGCCTTGGTCTTCAGCTTAGCAGTAATGCTGCTTTGGAACTGGCTGGTGCCCGAAATTTTTGATGGCCCGCAAAT
Proteins encoded:
- a CDS encoding TMEM175 family protein, which codes for MRAWLRNKQSKTADYIFSQRGTESSRLEQLSDGVFALAITLLLVSLETPKTGDELVLFAKDFLSFALSTIILIVIWYSHYLYFLRYGLRDKTTTIINTWLLVVVLFFVYPLKFIISFMLGYLKYLFLMTFGFDYDQQAFIYLVTEVSSWEKLPFIMMIYSGGYLALMLSFAFFYRHAYKNREALALSPEEEEKTCLLMMLCFIQCSVALISIVIAFGATFSSIPWLAILAGMVYFLLGPLVFVFERVFRKRKQRARLD
- a CDS encoding DUF2306 domain-containing protein, encoding MHTLFHDWIGFVHLMASILALASGTQLMWIKKGTKLHKQIGYFYTIHMLIVFLTSFFIYRLFGGFGIFHIAAVAGFLTLLAGMIPVITKKPKGKWLGLHYSFMYWSVIGLFAAFVSETLTRIPETPFYGMLSLSTFGVMLVAAICFVRLLKRWNKRYMPEKKLGHH
- a CDS encoding winged helix-turn-helix domain-containing protein gives rise to the protein MTDFKKLNPLLHSQLRLAVISLLVGVEDAEFTYIKEKTGATAGNLSVQINKLKEAGYIAVKKSFKDNYPLTRCSITKEGVRAFEEYVNALQTYIDQSNKNS
- a CDS encoding RNA polymerase sigma factor, with product MDAISITSLADRRNLEIERTVHKERGRLLNFIRQRVPDRDDAEDILQDVFFQFTQAYRTIESIERVTGWLFRVTRNKIADLYRKKKPETFSQLRPRDAEDDEALGLEELLPDMNIDPEDTMMRNIIWEALEVALAEMPETQREVFVMHEFEDISFREMSKMTGDSINTLLSRKRYAVQFLRKKLKDIYNDL